In Actinomadura citrea, a single window of DNA contains:
- a CDS encoding helix-turn-helix domain-containing protein, producing the protein MQAYTVEQVAEILSIGRDKVYFLIRTGQLRSIKIGKLRRITDRHLAEFVTSLEEPSLQEAKR; encoded by the coding sequence CTGCAGGCGTACACCGTCGAGCAAGTGGCCGAGATCCTCAGCATCGGACGGGACAAGGTCTACTTCCTGATCCGCACCGGCCAACTCCGCAGCATCAAGATCGGCAAGCTGCGCCGCATCACTGACCGACACCTCGCCGAGTTCGTCACCTCCCTGGAAGAGCCCTCCCTCCAAGAGGCCAAGCGCTGA
- a CDS encoding DUF5919 domain-containing protein, whose amino-acid sequence MNDLLRRALADANLTEVGVAARLGVDPKTVHRWVAGRVPYPRHRTRVAALVGREEADLWPYVAVTNTPVEAPVIEILTTYPHRWAVPRPVWHQLFRAAQDKIGILAYAGLFLAEDTGIMRMLAQRAHEGVSVRILLGDPDGSCVAERGSDEGVGESMAAKIRNALVHYRALRDVDGVDIRLHNTVLYNSIYHADDELLINPHAYGIAASHAPVLHLRRAEEGDTASTYLESFERVWSGAFPMA is encoded by the coding sequence GTGAACGACTTGTTGAGGCGTGCCCTTGCCGACGCGAACCTGACCGAAGTCGGCGTTGCCGCGCGACTCGGTGTGGACCCCAAGACCGTCCACCGATGGGTCGCCGGACGCGTCCCCTACCCCCGCCACCGGACGAGGGTTGCCGCGCTGGTCGGACGTGAAGAAGCCGATCTATGGCCGTACGTCGCCGTGACGAACACACCGGTGGAGGCGCCCGTGATTGAGATCCTCACGACCTACCCGCATCGATGGGCCGTTCCTCGTCCGGTCTGGCATCAGCTCTTTCGGGCTGCGCAGGACAAGATCGGCATTCTGGCGTACGCGGGGCTCTTCCTCGCCGAGGACACAGGCATCATGCGCATGCTCGCGCAGAGGGCACATGAGGGCGTCTCAGTGCGGATCCTGCTCGGCGACCCGGACGGATCGTGCGTCGCTGAGCGAGGTAGCGACGAGGGCGTAGGCGAGTCCATGGCTGCGAAAATCCGCAACGCCCTCGTCCACTACCGGGCCCTACGGGACGTGGACGGCGTTGACATCCGGCTACATAACACGGTGCTCTACAACTCGATCTACCACGCCGATGACGAGCTACTGATCAACCCACACGCCTACGGCATCGCCGCGTCCCACGCTCCCGTCCTCCACCTGCGGAGGGCGGAAGAAGGCGACACAGCGAGCACGTACCTGGAGAGCTTCGAGCGCGTATGGTCCGGCGCGTTCCCCATGGCCTAG
- a CDS encoding HD domain-containing protein translates to MKKHTAAWARDLARKHLETPLPRRWAHTQGVARQARTLSPILGNQADLLEAAAWLHDIGYAPDLMDTGFHPVDGARYLRDFHHAEDHLCRLVAHHSCAIIEARERGLSDVLVGEFGAHAPIFADALIYCDMTTSPDGMAVTVERRLSEILERYGRGHLVTKAITNASPHLLRATQKVGGDLLLAKRAKMATTGHSTYL, encoded by the coding sequence ATGAAGAAACACACCGCAGCCTGGGCCCGCGACCTCGCACGCAAGCACCTGGAAACCCCACTCCCCCGCCGCTGGGCACACACCCAAGGCGTAGCCCGCCAGGCTCGCACGCTCTCCCCTATCCTCGGCAATCAAGCCGATCTCCTAGAAGCCGCCGCCTGGCTCCACGACATCGGTTACGCCCCCGACCTAATGGACACGGGCTTCCACCCTGTAGACGGCGCGCGTTACCTCCGCGACTTCCATCACGCAGAGGACCACTTGTGCCGCCTGGTAGCACACCACTCCTGTGCCATCATCGAGGCGCGGGAACGAGGTCTTTCTGACGTCCTGGTGGGAGAGTTCGGAGCGCATGCGCCGATCTTTGCCGACGCACTGATCTACTGCGACATGACGACAAGTCCAGACGGCATGGCGGTGACCGTCGAACGCCGGTTGTCTGAGATCTTGGAACGGTATGGCAGAGGACATCTCGTCACGAAAGCCATCACCAACGCCTCGCCCCATCTGTTGCGTGCTACGCAGAAGGTCGGAGGAGATCTACTTCTCGCCAAGAGGGCAAAGATGGCCACTACAGGACACAGCACTTACCTCTAG
- a CDS encoding ASCH domain-containing protein produces the protein METEARNRPLLLSLKPRFADAILNGSKTVELRRQRVSAQAGTLIYIYASSPVMALVGTVDLREVVVANPADIWERFQDQVGVTEREFRSYYESIETASALLLKNPRIWSESISLAQLRDLGSFHPPQSYRYFSKTDVSSIFSAMHGRQNDRRASCHA, from the coding sequence ATGGAGACTGAAGCCAGGAATCGCCCCTTGTTGCTGTCCCTAAAACCTAGATTCGCAGATGCCATTCTGAATGGCAGCAAGACGGTGGAGTTGAGGCGACAGCGCGTTTCTGCTCAGGCGGGCACGCTTATATATATTTATGCAAGTTCACCTGTCATGGCCCTTGTAGGCACAGTTGATCTACGTGAAGTTGTAGTAGCTAACCCTGCCGACATATGGGAACGCTTTCAGGATCAGGTTGGAGTTACTGAGCGAGAATTCCGCAGTTATTATGAATCTATTGAGACCGCATCCGCCCTACTACTGAAAAACCCACGGATCTGGTCCGAATCAATCAGCCTTGCACAGCTTCGCGATCTAGGTTCTTTTCATCCGCCACAGAGCTATCGATACTTCTCCAAAACAGATGTTAGTTCAATCTTTTCCGCGATGCATGGTCGTCAAAATGATCGGCGGGCTTCTTGTCATGCTTAG
- a CDS encoding tyrosine-type recombinase/integrase codes for MAKILVGKYEGSIYEEGDGYTGALSLGFGPDGKRKRLKRKGRTKTEVKDKLKEAVEELSKGVKTDRNYYVRDAVEEFLAAFAKSGKSPKTNEVYRSLADHQLIPFIGRTRLKELTADDVETWLNGRAEHLTSSSLGIVHSILKRSIRRAARHDRIGRNVAELVDTPDGKPARKSRSLSLVQASSLLEEASKPKHRFGAYVVLAIVSGLRTEELRTLKWSDVDLDKETVYVLRADRHKGETKTALSRRGLGIADMGVEALRSHKTRQAAEKLKAGEAYQDNDLVFCHEDGRPYTAQHVRHRFRRVLTAAGLNPTEWCPRELRHTFVSLMSDHDVPIEKISILVGHSSTKITETVYRHQLKPEIRDGAEHMNDIFTRKTKSA; via the coding sequence TTGGCAAAGATCCTGGTCGGCAAGTACGAGGGGTCGATCTATGAGGAGGGCGACGGGTACACCGGCGCGCTCTCGCTCGGGTTCGGCCCGGACGGCAAGCGCAAGCGGCTCAAGAGGAAGGGGCGCACCAAGACAGAGGTCAAGGACAAGCTCAAAGAGGCCGTCGAAGAGCTGAGCAAGGGCGTCAAGACGGACCGCAACTACTATGTCCGGGACGCAGTAGAAGAGTTCCTCGCCGCGTTCGCCAAGTCCGGCAAGTCGCCGAAGACCAACGAGGTCTACCGGTCACTCGCCGATCATCAGCTCATCCCGTTCATCGGACGGACGCGGCTCAAGGAACTCACAGCCGACGACGTCGAGACGTGGCTCAACGGCAGAGCCGAACACCTCACCTCGTCCTCGCTCGGCATCGTTCACAGCATTCTCAAGCGCTCGATCCGCAGGGCGGCGCGCCATGACCGCATCGGCCGGAACGTCGCCGAACTGGTGGATACCCCAGACGGCAAGCCCGCCCGCAAGTCGCGCTCGCTCAGCCTGGTGCAAGCGAGCTCACTGCTCGAAGAGGCGAGCAAGCCGAAGCACCGGTTCGGGGCGTACGTCGTCCTGGCGATCGTCTCGGGGCTCCGCACGGAGGAACTCCGCACCCTCAAGTGGAGTGACGTCGATCTCGACAAGGAGACCGTCTACGTCCTGCGAGCCGACCGCCACAAGGGCGAGACCAAGACGGCGCTCAGCCGACGCGGGCTCGGCATCGCAGACATGGGCGTGGAAGCGCTCCGGAGCCACAAGACGAGGCAGGCGGCCGAGAAGCTCAAGGCCGGCGAGGCGTACCAGGACAACGATCTCGTGTTCTGCCACGAGGACGGACGCCCCTACACGGCGCAACACGTCCGGCACCGGTTCCGCAGGGTGCTCACAGCGGCGGGGCTCAACCCCACCGAGTGGTGCCCCCGCGAACTACGGCACACCTTCGTGTCCCTCATGAGCGACCACGACGTCCCCATCGAGAAGATCAGCATCCTCGTCGGGCACTCCAGCACGAAGATCACCGAAACCGTCTACCGCCACCAGCTCAAGCCCGAGATCCGCGACGGCGCTGAGCACATGAACGACATCTTCACCCGCAAGACCAAGTCAGCGTAG
- a CDS encoding NUDIX hydrolase, whose translation MGRRIDYYDDPNAPKANSLVPSVNVVVENDKGEILMIRRTDNDNWALPGGAIDLGESVNQAGARETKEETGIDVVITGLVGIYSDPRHVIHYTSNNEVRQEFSIVLTATYLGGNIELSEESREVQWVPAKSIKARSMDRSMFVRITDYFERGGYPIALA comes from the coding sequence ATGGGCCGCAGGATCGACTACTACGACGACCCCAACGCCCCCAAGGCCAACAGCCTCGTCCCCTCCGTCAACGTCGTCGTAGAGAACGACAAGGGCGAGATCCTCATGATCCGCCGTACCGACAACGACAACTGGGCCCTCCCGGGTGGCGCAATCGACCTAGGTGAGTCCGTAAATCAGGCTGGCGCCCGCGAAACCAAGGAAGAAACCGGAATAGACGTGGTAATCACCGGCCTTGTGGGCATTTACAGCGATCCAAGACATGTAATTCACTACACAAGCAACAATGAAGTCCGCCAAGAGTTCTCAATAGTACTCACCGCTACATATCTCGGCGGGAATATAGAACTCAGCGAAGAATCGCGAGAAGTTCAATGGGTCCCCGCAAAATCAATCAAAGCCCGCTCCATGGATCGCTCTATGTTCGTGCGAATCACGGACTACTTCGAAAGAGGCGGGTATCCGATTGCGCTGGCCTGA
- a CDS encoding helix-turn-helix domain-containing protein: MPNERLRAALLEQGLTIATLAESLDVDPKTVERWITKDRTPYRRHRYAVASRLGVDETFLWPDALSNEQVTAASSSELVTIYPHRTSVPRDAWGRLFATAKEEIGVLVYSGLFLSEDSGIQRTFAEKAAAGVRVRILLGDPDSPQVAERGDDEGVGDAQAAKIRNALVLYKNLRRRDGVEFRFHRTVLYNSIYRADDQLLVNTHVYGVTGPHAPVWHLRRIAGGDLVNTYIESFERVWERATPIPGD, encoded by the coding sequence ATGCCAAACGAACGCCTACGCGCCGCTCTACTAGAGCAGGGCCTCACTATCGCCACGCTCGCCGAGTCACTCGACGTTGACCCAAAAACGGTAGAACGGTGGATCACCAAGGACCGCACCCCCTACCGGCGGCATCGCTACGCAGTAGCTTCGCGATTGGGCGTAGACGAGACTTTCCTGTGGCCGGACGCCCTCTCTAACGAGCAGGTCACTGCAGCGTCCAGCAGCGAGCTAGTGACGATCTACCCGCACCGGACATCCGTCCCGAGGGACGCATGGGGACGTCTCTTCGCCACAGCGAAGGAAGAGATCGGCGTCCTTGTCTACTCCGGCCTCTTCCTCTCCGAAGATTCCGGTATTCAACGCACGTTCGCCGAGAAGGCCGCGGCTGGTGTCCGCGTCCGCATCCTCCTCGGCGACCCGGACAGCCCACAGGTAGCCGAACGAGGCGACGACGAGGGCGTAGGCGACGCCCAAGCCGCAAAGATCCGCAACGCCCTGGTCCTCTACAAGAATCTGCGCAGGCGAGACGGCGTCGAGTTCCGCTTTCACCGCACGGTCCTATACAACTCGATCTACCGCGCCGATGACCAGCTCCTCGTCAACACCCACGTCTACGGCGTCACCGGCCCCCACGCCCCCGTCTGGCACCTCCGCCGCATAGCCGGCGGAGACCTGGTCAACACCTACATAGAGAGCTTTGAACGCGTCTGGGAACGCGCCACACCCATACCGGGGGACTGA
- a CDS encoding GntR family transcriptional regulator, whose protein sequence is MTRRTAWGTYVHITRVLRHRLTDGTYAPGARLPSEAALCAEFGVVRTTVRRALSALQAEGLITVRAGVGRFVADPDTQPRTSTEHIAANLRHQIETGRFHAGDALPSEKQLARRHGVSRSTARAALVALEAAGLVTCVHGKGRYVGQDVPI, encoded by the coding sequence ATGACCCGCCGCACGGCATGGGGCACCTACGTGCACATCACCCGCGTGCTACGGCACCGCCTCACAGACGGCACCTACGCCCCCGGCGCCCGTCTACCAAGCGAGGCCGCCCTCTGCGCCGAGTTCGGCGTCGTCCGCACCACCGTGCGGCGGGCTCTGTCAGCCCTGCAAGCCGAAGGGCTCATCACCGTCCGCGCTGGCGTGGGCCGATTCGTCGCGGACCCCGACACCCAACCACGCACGAGTACAGAGCACATCGCCGCGAACCTGCGCCACCAGATCGAGACCGGACGCTTCCATGCGGGAGACGCGCTCCCCAGTGAGAAGCAACTCGCCCGACGCCACGGCGTTTCCCGCTCCACTGCCCGCGCAGCCCTCGTCGCCCTTGAAGCCGCCGGCCTCGTCACCTGCGTCCACGGCAAAGGACGCTACGTCGGCCAAGACGTCCCAATATGA
- a CDS encoding GNAT family N-acetyltransferase translates to MTDKTVTKVDPREHELICSIIALADKNRATLGFLPPSVFLSAAANGTLLAVKRGNSLLAYALFALPRSEVRLTHLVVAESAKGRGIARALIEEISRIHSDRIGIRAKCRRDYGLDDMWLHLGFQPINEVPGRSRDKKPLVVWHRKHSGHIDLFSYKEEPVLRAAIDFNVLRDLYDFPIRKGGQESHALIADHLAGVLDLVVTSALQEEISTVEDNLRRSLYRRKAHANHEYAPPEAKSVERCMTALTSHIQRRHPDYPCTEQDRADIKHVAAAAAAGLTVFTTRDEALITTCYESALEEFDLRILRPADVVIRIDELTRSDAYRPATLQGTGYTTATIASGGESEIEKFRNADERERSQDFLRRLRGLSSARHGEWERIVVRDPDGLAVAVFACGRLNDRLEIPLFRVDSKHPLAATLTQQVLTELRRRCVNSGTTALAITDGHAGSYVRRAALFDGFFESSGGLCALAINECGTVSQIREMSERQLLKWDIAWEFPPKLNLSPIGVAELESVLWPAKITNSRLSSYMIPIQPRWSMDLFGVPETLPYTRPDALGISREHVYYRSPHGIHIKAPSRILWYMSQGQGRERREAAVIACSLLDEVVTAPPSDLHERYRHLGVFELKHIQSVAKEGKAQAIRFTRTEVFEKPLAGKALKEFLSSRRFKLPLLSVRPIESDLFIAAYRKGCHGD, encoded by the coding sequence ATGACAGATAAAACAGTTACGAAAGTTGATCCTCGCGAACACGAACTAATATGCTCGATTATCGCTCTAGCGGACAAGAACAGAGCAACGCTAGGCTTTCTTCCGCCAAGCGTGTTCTTAAGCGCTGCAGCTAACGGAACGCTGCTCGCCGTGAAGCGAGGAAATAGTCTCCTTGCCTATGCCCTCTTCGCTCTTCCACGAAGCGAAGTTCGATTGACTCACCTAGTAGTCGCCGAATCAGCCAAAGGGCGTGGTATCGCCCGTGCCCTAATAGAAGAGATAAGCCGGATTCATTCCGACCGAATTGGGATTCGGGCTAAATGTCGTCGAGATTATGGGCTTGACGACATGTGGCTCCACCTCGGATTTCAGCCGATCAATGAAGTTCCAGGACGAAGCCGAGACAAGAAGCCACTTGTAGTCTGGCATCGGAAGCACTCAGGACACATCGATCTCTTTTCATACAAAGAGGAACCAGTTCTCCGCGCTGCCATCGACTTCAATGTTCTGCGCGATCTTTACGACTTTCCAATACGCAAGGGAGGTCAAGAGTCACATGCGTTGATCGCAGACCACTTGGCTGGTGTGCTTGACCTGGTTGTCACCTCTGCACTTCAGGAGGAGATTAGCACGGTCGAGGATAATCTGCGCAGAAGTCTCTATAGGAGGAAGGCTCACGCTAATCACGAATATGCTCCGCCGGAAGCAAAGAGCGTGGAACGTTGCATGACGGCTCTCACGAGCCACATTCAGCGGAGGCATCCGGATTACCCATGTACCGAACAGGATAGGGCCGATATCAAGCACGTAGCTGCAGCCGCCGCGGCCGGGCTGACAGTGTTTACTACTCGCGACGAAGCACTTATCACTACGTGTTATGAGTCAGCCCTTGAAGAATTCGATCTGAGAATACTAAGGCCAGCAGATGTAGTGATCAGGATCGATGAACTAACTAGATCCGACGCCTATCGCCCGGCAACGCTACAAGGCACCGGATATACAACCGCAACAATCGCCTCTGGCGGCGAGTCGGAGATAGAAAAATTTCGCAACGCCGACGAACGAGAGCGAAGTCAAGACTTTCTTCGAAGATTGAGAGGATTGTCTTCGGCTCGCCATGGCGAATGGGAGCGTATCGTTGTGCGCGATCCCGATGGACTTGCGGTCGCAGTCTTTGCGTGCGGCAGACTTAATGACCGTCTTGAAATACCGCTCTTTCGGGTAGACTCAAAACACCCGCTTGCCGCTACTCTTACGCAGCAGGTACTCACGGAACTGCGGAGAAGGTGCGTGAACTCGGGGACCACGGCGCTGGCCATTACAGATGGACATGCAGGTTCCTACGTGCGCCGCGCTGCACTGTTTGATGGGTTCTTCGAAAGTTCCGGTGGTCTTTGCGCCCTCGCCATCAATGAATGTGGAACCGTCAGTCAAATCCGAGAGATGAGCGAACGCCAGCTTCTAAAGTGGGACATCGCATGGGAGTTTCCACCTAAGCTCAATCTCTCGCCGATTGGAGTGGCAGAGCTCGAATCTGTACTCTGGCCGGCTAAGATCACTAACAGCAGACTCTCTTCCTACATGATTCCTATCCAGCCTCGCTGGTCAATGGACCTATTCGGCGTTCCGGAGACTCTTCCTTACACACGACCCGATGCGTTGGGCATTAGTCGTGAGCATGTTTACTATCGGTCACCTCATGGAATTCACATTAAGGCGCCTTCCCGCATACTCTGGTACATGAGCCAGGGCCAGGGAAGGGAACGCAGAGAGGCCGCGGTCATAGCCTGTTCTCTTTTGGATGAGGTCGTGACTGCACCTCCATCCGATTTGCATGAGAGATACAGACATCTCGGCGTCTTTGAACTTAAACACATACAGAGCGTAGCCAAAGAGGGCAAGGCTCAGGCGATACGGTTTACGCGGACAGAGGTCTTCGAGAAACCCCTGGCAGGGAAGGCTCTCAAAGAATTCCTTAGTAGCCGGCGTTTCAAGCTTCCACTACTCTCGGTGCGTCCGATAGAGTCTGATCTGTTCATCGCCGCTTATCGCAAGGGATGTCATGGAGACTGA
- a CDS encoding FtsK/SpoIIIE domain-containing protein, whose amino-acid sequence MFGEKLGLAPRIERLYAAGVVMGAGGWLSAATAVGPTVPPLPVMLVGGAVALAAPWWAHRRRRARVRVDRQIAAWPEIAKDVGLAGSRAQSAVVDVWGWRARFALARGQTIQDVIAKVPAIESALGTFRGAVRVAPTRDGKANRFELRVLDRDPHADAIPWPGPSVSSITEPIDLGPFEDATGARVLLLRRHGLFGGVAGSGKSGGINVLMGNLSACRDVVIWAVDLKRGMELQPWASCIDRLATTPEQARAMLRDAVTVLEARAEWLTADGRRVWDPTPEHPALVIVVDEYAELADDAPDAASDTDSIARRGRAVAVTLIAATQRPTQKAMGKGAVRSQMDVRVSFRVRERKDVDLILGQGMLSAGWHAHTLNAPGKFLLSAPEHDTPRRGRAYLLTDATVAETAERHASNRPTLDEVSLRALDEAHMASASEPSVLVAPSREDQAETALREALDGAPEEGLPIAHLLMFTELSRPTLYRRLAELVKAGHAVQVGRGRYKATDHTR is encoded by the coding sequence ATGTTCGGCGAGAAGTTGGGGCTCGCGCCGCGAATCGAGCGGTTGTATGCCGCTGGCGTCGTGATGGGCGCGGGTGGGTGGCTGTCTGCGGCTACTGCAGTCGGGCCCACGGTCCCGCCGCTTCCTGTGATGCTCGTCGGGGGCGCAGTCGCGCTCGCTGCGCCGTGGTGGGCGCACCGGAGGCGGCGCGCCAGAGTGCGAGTCGATCGGCAGATAGCCGCGTGGCCGGAGATCGCGAAGGACGTCGGGCTCGCCGGATCACGGGCGCAATCCGCGGTGGTGGACGTGTGGGGATGGCGCGCACGGTTCGCCCTGGCACGCGGCCAGACGATCCAGGACGTCATCGCCAAGGTTCCGGCTATCGAGTCGGCGCTTGGGACGTTCCGGGGCGCTGTGCGCGTCGCACCGACGCGCGACGGCAAGGCCAACCGGTTCGAGTTGCGGGTGCTCGACAGAGACCCGCATGCCGATGCGATCCCGTGGCCGGGACCGTCCGTCTCCTCCATTACCGAACCGATCGACCTCGGCCCGTTCGAGGACGCGACCGGCGCGCGAGTTCTGCTGCTGCGACGTCACGGCCTCTTCGGGGGCGTAGCCGGCTCCGGGAAGAGCGGCGGGATCAACGTCCTAATGGGCAACCTCAGCGCCTGCCGGGACGTCGTTATCTGGGCCGTCGATCTCAAGCGCGGGATGGAGCTCCAGCCGTGGGCGTCCTGTATCGATCGGCTCGCCACCACACCGGAGCAAGCCCGCGCCATGCTGCGCGACGCCGTCACCGTCCTGGAGGCTCGCGCCGAATGGCTCACGGCCGACGGGAGGCGCGTGTGGGATCCGACTCCGGAACACCCCGCGCTCGTCATCGTCGTGGACGAGTACGCCGAACTCGCCGATGACGCTCCCGACGCCGCAAGCGACACGGACTCAATCGCGCGGCGGGGGCGCGCCGTCGCCGTAACGCTCATTGCGGCGACCCAGCGGCCCACACAGAAGGCCATGGGCAAGGGCGCCGTCCGGTCACAGATGGACGTCCGCGTGAGCTTCCGCGTCCGTGAGCGCAAGGACGTCGATCTCATTCTCGGGCAGGGGATGCTCAGCGCCGGATGGCACGCCCACACCCTCAACGCCCCCGGCAAGTTCCTCCTGTCCGCGCCCGAACACGACACACCTCGGCGAGGCCGCGCCTACCTACTCACCGATGCCACCGTGGCCGAGACAGCAGAACGCCACGCGTCCAACCGTCCGACGCTGGACGAGGTCTCCCTACGCGCGCTGGACGAGGCGCACATGGCGTCAGCCTCCGAGCCGTCCGTCCTCGTAGCGCCGTCCCGCGAAGACCAGGCCGAGACAGCACTGAGAGAAGCCTTGGACGGTGCGCCAGAGGAGGGCCTCCCGATCGCCCACCTTCTGATGTTCACAGAGCTGAGCCGCCCCACCCTCTACCGGCGCCTCGCCGAACTGGTGAAGGCCGGCCACGCCGTCCAAGTCGGACGAGGCCGCTACAAGGCGACCGATCACACCCGGTAA